The genomic stretch GCTTGGTGCGTGACTTGATGGATGAAGACAAAGAAACCATCCCTATCTCGATGGATGAATCAGAAGTGGCACAACTGTTTGAGCGTCACAACTGGATCTCAGCGCCTGTGGTGGACGATAACGCGCATTTGCTAGGCCGAGTCACCATCGATGACGTCGTTGATGTTATTCGTGAGGACGCTGAGCACAGTTTACTAAGCATGGCCGGCCTTGAGGATGAAGAAGATACCTTTGCACCGGTGATGAAAAGTAGCCAGCGCCGCTCTATTTGGCTTGGCATTAATCTTTTAACGGCGTTACTGGCGGCCTTTGTTGCCAGTTTCTTTGAAGGCACGTTAGATATTCTGCCCATTCTTGCGGTATTAAATGGCATTGTGCCCAGCATGGGTGGTGTGGCTGGTAGCCAAACGCTCACCTTGGTGATACGGGGTATCGCCCTTGGCCACATTAACCAAACCAACCAACGATTTTTACTCGGCAAAGAGCTGGCCATTGGGGCGCTCAATGGCGTGCTTTGGTCTGTGCTCATCGCTGGGGTGATTGCTATCTGGCAGTGGGACTTTAAACTCGGCGGTGTGATTGCCTTTGCAATGTTTATGAACCTGGTGGCGGCAGGTATTGCCGGCGCCAGTATTCCCATCATTTTAAAGAGAATGAACATCGACCCAGCATTGGCCGGCAGTGTGGTGCTCACCACAGTCACCGATATAGTGGGTATTTTTGCTTTCTTAGGTACCGCAACCTGGCTGCTGGTTTAGGGTATTAGCACGATGCTGGCACATGCCAGCATCGTGGGCCGTGTTACTCTCCACCAACCTGCATATTATTAACCAGCACCGAGCCGGTTTGCACCGCGCCGCGCTGCTCAATATCACCGCCAATGCCCTCAATACCCATAAACATGTCTTTTAGGTTTCCGGCAATGGTGATTTCGCTAACGGGGTATTGGATTTCGCCATTCTCCACCCAAAACCCTGCCGCGCCACGAGAGTAGTCACCCGTCACCGTATTAACACCTTGCCCCATAAGCTCGGTTACCAACAACCCAGTGCCCATATTAGCGAGCAGGCTAGTGAGATCATCGTGAGTTGGCTTGACCAACCAGTTATGAATACCCCCGGCGTGCCCCGTCGCTTCCATTCCTAAGCGTCGTGCTGCATAGCTTGCCAACAGGTAAGTATTTAACACACCATCGGTGATAATATCGCGGTCCACCGTCTTGACTCCTTCGCTATCAAAGGGGCTAGACGCTAAGCCACGCATTAAGTGAGGCTTTTCTGCAATGTTGACACAAGGGTTAAAGATTTGCTCACCGAGTGTGTCGAGTAAAAAGCTCGATTTACGATAAAGCGCCCCACCGCCAATACCGGCAACAAGGTGGCCAAACAAGCTATTGGCGATGTCGGCACGAAATACCACCGGCACTTTTGCCGTTGATACTTTACGGCTCCCAAGCTTTGCCAGTGTTGCAGTGGCAGCTTCCAAGCCAACATCGTGGGCCGATTTTAACTCACCATGCACCCGTGAAATGGTGTAAGCAGAGTCACGTTGCATTTGCTCGCCTTCCTTACCAATCACCATAGTGCTTAAGGTATGGCGAGTGCGCGGGTAGCCGGCAATGAGTCCGTGGCTATTACCATATACTCGGATCCCTTGGTGACTAGCAAGGCTGGCGCCATCGGAATTAACAATTCTGGGGTCGGCTTCCAGAGCTGCTTTTTCTGCTTCAATACACTGAGCGACTCCCTCTTCGGGCGTTAATTGCCATGGGTGAAATAAGTCCAGCTGCGGTGGCGACATTTCCAGTAGCTCTTTATCGGCAATACCATTACAAGGGTCATCCGAGGTAAAACGCGCAATATCAACGGCTTTTTCTACCACTGTGCGCAAGGTCTCAGGGCTTAGATCGGCGGTAGACGCCGAGCCCTTATGATTACCGACATATACACTGATCCCCAAGCCGCCATCTTGGTTAAACTCTATGGTTTCAACCTCCCCCATGCGGGTGCTAACGGAGAGCCCTGAGGTGCTCGACATGGCAGCTTCTGCAGAGGTTGCACCAAGCTTTTTAGCATGCTTAAGCACCTCTTCTACGGCATTTTTTACTTCATCAATTTGGCTATATATTGGGTCTTGTGAGGAGTGCGTCATAGATACCTTATCCGCTCGTACTTATTGGCAAGTGTGATATAAATAGTATTGGCTAATAATCGTAACACAGCCATTCGCTATTGTAGTGATCAATTGTGGTATACTTTGCATAATTCACCAACGATAAACAGATCAAAGCAATGGCAAAAGACGAGCAAAATACCGAAGAAGAAATCATCTATGTTTCTAAGACCGAGCTAAAACGTGATGCCCAAGAGCTGCACGAGTTAGGCTGCGAAATTGCCGCGTTAGGCAAGAAACAACAAGAAAAGTTACCCCTGTCCGATGAGCTGAAGGAAGCGATGAAGGTAGCGGATAAGATCCGTGCCAAAACCGACGCTTACCGTCGTCACATGAATTACATTGGCAAGACGTTACGCAGCACCAGTAATATTGACGAGATCCAAGCAGCCATGGATATTCTGCTCAACCGCAATAACCAAGCTGATGTATTATTAAATCAAATTGAAACCACCCGTGATGAGGTCATTGCTCAGGGAGACAGCAAGATCAATGAGCTGCTAAACAGCTACCCAGAGTTAGAGCGTCAAAAGATGCGTCAGTTAGCCCGACAAGCCAACAAAGAACTCAAAGCGGAAAAGCCAGGCAAAGCCTACAAAGAGCTGTTTCAGTACCTTAAAGATGCCATCATGCCATGAGGGTATGCGGCCTAGAGGGAGCTCGCTCCCTCTAACCTTTAGCGTTTATGCCGTGCCACCTACGGTGATTTCGTCAATTTTAAGACTAGGTTGGCCAACGCCCACAGGCACACTCTGACCGTCTTTACCACACACCCCAACCCCTTTATCTAAAGCCAAGTCATTGCCTACCATAGAGACCTTTTTCATCACTTCAGGGCCGTTGCCAATTAAAGTGGCTCCCTTTATTGGCTGAGTAATTTTGCCATTTTCAATCAGGTAAGCTTCAGACGCCGAGAAAACAAACTTACCCGAAGTGATATCGACCTGTCCTCCGCCAAAGTTGCTGGCGAAAATGCCTTTATCAACACTGCGGATAATTTCTTCTTGCGTGTGCTCACCTGGCAACATATAGGTGTTGGTCATACGGGGCATAGGCAAATGCGCATACGACTCACGACGGGCATTGCCAGTTGGCGCCACGCCCATGAGTCCGGCGTTGTGCTTGTCTTGCATATAGCCTTTCAACACGCCTTTTTCAATTAGCACGTTGTACGCCGCTGGCGTGCCTTCGTCATCCACGTTTAATGAGCCACGGCGATCGGCAATGGTGCCATCGTCCACCACAGTGCAAAGGCTAGAAGCAACCTGTTGACCAATGCGACCACTAAATGCAGAGGCTTCCTTACGGTTAAAGTCACCCTCTAGACCATGGCCTACTGCCTCGTGTAACAACACGCCTGGCCAACCGGCCCCCAGCACCACTGGCATCGCACCAGCTGGCGCATCTATCGCTTCGAGGTTAACCCGAGCTTGGCGCACCGCTTCTTTAGCAAACTGCATCCAGCGGGGCTCACCATCCACTAACTCTTTAAAGTAGCCATAGTCTAACCTAGCACCGCCACCAGCACTGCCGCGCTCTCGGCGACCATTTTTTTCCAATAACACCGAGCAGTTTAAGCGGATCAAGGGCCTGATATCGGTGGCAAACGTGCCATCACTGGCGGCAATAAGCACCTCTTCATACACCGCTGAAATAGAACTGACGACCTGCTGCGCTTCTGGCGCAAGATCGCGAATACAACCTTCCACCTCTCGTAATAAAGCCACCTTATCCGCATCCGTCATGCTCATAATGGGCTGCGCTGGTTGAAAGTGCAGTGGTGCTTTAACGTCGCTGAAAACTTGTACCGAGTCATTGTTACCAGCACTAGCAATGCTACGAGCGGCTTCTGCCGCTTTGTTCAAGGCTTCTAGGTTAATGGCATCGGAATAGCTAAACCCCGTCTTCTCGCCACTGATCGCCCGTACACCGACACCGCGTTCGATATTATAGCTACCGTCTTTTACCACGCCATCTTCAAGCACCCAGGTCTCATGATGACTTGATTGGAAGTAAAGATCGGCATAATTTACTTGGTGCTGATGAATATAAGCTAGCGTTTGTGCTAACTGCTCGCGCGTCAACTGACTATTGGCCAGTAAATTTTGCTCTACATTACTCATAAAAACTCACTTTTAAATCGATTGTGACTCGCAACGGGCATTTTGCCACGGATTTCTTTTAGGTAACTCAAATCTAATTGCTGCTGCAGTGGCGTTAATGCCGTACCAGAGTCGGCTAACACCTCTCCCCAAGGTGACACAATTACACTATGACCATAAGTATCACGGCCATTGTCATGGTGCCCTGACTGTGCTGCTGCAATCACATAACACTGTGTTTCGATGGCTCTGGCTTGTAATAGCGGCTGCCAATGTGCCGCTCCGGTGCTACAAGTAAATGCACTTGGTACTAAGATCAGCTCAGCACCTTGCTGCCGTAAACGCTGGTACAGCCCCGGAAAACGCAGATCATAACAGACACTTAGACCAATTAAACCAAACGGGCTGTTGACTACAGTTGTGGCATCGCCGGGCTGTGTCCGTGCCGACTCGCGGTATTGCTGGGTACTGTCATTAACGTCGGCATCAAAAAGATGGATCTTATTATAGCGGGCGACCACCTCACCAGCATCATTAAACAATAAACTGGTGGCATAATATTTTTCATCGTTGCTTGGGGTGGCTATGGTGCCAGCGGCTAACCAAATGTTGAACTCACGGCACAATTGCGCCAGTTGTGCTATGTGTTGTTCACTGTGCTGTGCTACTTGCCAACTTTGTGCCGCTGTAGCACAAAAAGCCAACCAGGTTTCGGGTAAACACACTAAGGTCGGCGCTGTGATTTGCAGCTGTTGTAACTGTGCTCTCAGGTAAGCTAAATTATCTTGAGGTTCTGGTGTTGAACGCATAGGCAGTGCAATCACGTTAGCCATTACCTTTCTCCTGCTGTACTTGCTGAGGTTGTAACTCCTCACTTTGAGCTTGCTTTGGTTGCAACGCAGGCTCGCCGGAGGCCTGGGGCTCTCTCTCAGGCACTATCGGCTGCGGTAACTCAACCTCTTTACTCTTACGGTCGACTTCAGTCACAATGGGCTCTTGCATGGTCCCGGTAATTTTGAAATTAATTTCCGAGATCACCCGGGCGGAATGGATCACCTTATCAAGCGCCAAGGCGGCCAGCCCAGTCACCGGATTCACTGCCCAGGCCATGATCACCGGCAAGCTAGAGGTGACTTGCGGTGCAACCGCAAGATCATAATTAATTTCGTGCGTGTTAAGGTTAGCATAACCACGAATAGATAAGTCGGCCGGCACCCCATCTAACTTGGAGTCATCGCTGTAAGCAATGCCCTTATCTAAGCGTACTTTGCCACTCATACTGTTGTAAAAAAAGCCTTTAGAAAAAACATCGCGAAAGTCTAATCTGAGCTTGCGGATCAAAGAGTCTAGGCTCAGTAACGAGAACACTCTTGCGCCCTTATCACTGATCTCAGCCAAATGCCCCTCTCCGAGCTGCCAATCCAACTCACCGCCTAAACTCGCAATATTGAGATCATAAGGCGCACCTTGCCAGCTCAGGTCGAATTCAATATTGGCGCTGGAGTCTTTTATGGTAGAGGTAATATCAAATTCATCCGTTAGCTCACCAAAATCTTCACTGCTCAGCACCCCGCTAAAACGGCTCTGGCCCTGCTCAAAGCGTCCGCTGGCATTGAGCTGGTGCTCTTCTTTATCGATCACCAACTCGGAAATATTCAACTTATCACCGTCCCCGAATAAAGATAAATTGACTCGGTCTAACTGATAGTCATCCACCTTGCAGTCACTGCAGACAAATTCTGTCGCGGGTAGGGTTAATAACCAATCTAAAGAACGCAAAGGGCTTTCTGCACTTTGCGGTAATAACTCTGTTTGTTGCTCTTGAGGTAAGTTTAGCCGCAGATAATCACTATTGATATGAATTGGACGGCTGGAGCTGGATGCAGGAATGCTGACTTGGGTGCGCATTTCTTTGCTGTTTAGTCGTAATAACGTTCCTGACTGCGCTGGGGTCAGCGTAAGTTCAACATCGTGAAATGGAATATCAGCAAACGATAAGCTGGCAAATTGCCCTTGCACCCGATTAAGAGCTGGGAAAAAACTTTTTCCTTCAGAGCGGTTAGCAGCATTGGTAATGTTCTCTAACAAGGGTAACCATGGCAATAACTCGGTGTTTTGTTGTGCAATGGTGACATCAAAACCTTGAGTGTTTAAGCCTAAGTCTTGCTCGGCTAAAATCAGGTGGGCGTTGTCCATGCGCCCAGAGTCGTTGCCAATAATGGCATTAAAATAGAGTTGCTCACCCCAGTTGGCGGTGATTAAATTCGAAATGTCATCACCTAAGACGGTGCCTCGCAGTAATGTTGTTTGCTCGGCCGGCTTGTGTAGAGGCTGCGGTAATTGGCTGGCTACCCCGCGTAAATCCGAGTCAAACTTTGCCTTATAACTAAAGCCAGTATCAGCAAAGCGCAGTGCCAAGGAGGCATTAAGGGTAGTC from Pseudoalteromonas sp. UG3-2 encodes the following:
- the pmbA gene encoding metalloprotease PmbA; amino-acid sequence: MTHSSQDPIYSQIDEVKNAVEEVLKHAKKLGATSAEAAMSSTSGLSVSTRMGEVETIEFNQDGGLGISVYVGNHKGSASTADLSPETLRTVVEKAVDIARFTSDDPCNGIADKELLEMSPPQLDLFHPWQLTPEEGVAQCIEAEKAALEADPRIVNSDGASLASHQGIRVYGNSHGLIAGYPRTRHTLSTMVIGKEGEQMQRDSAYTISRVHGELKSAHDVGLEAATATLAKLGSRKVSTAKVPVVFRADIANSLFGHLVAGIGGGALYRKSSFLLDTLGEQIFNPCVNIAEKPHLMRGLASSPFDSEGVKTVDRDIITDGVLNTYLLASYAARRLGMEATGHAGGIHNWLVKPTHDDLTSLLANMGTGLLVTELMGQGVNTVTGDYSRGAAGFWVENGEIQYPVSEITIAGNLKDMFMGIEGIGGDIEQRGAVQTGSVLVNNMQVGGE
- the yjgA gene encoding ribosome biogenesis factor YjgA, with the protein product MAKDEQNTEEEIIYVSKTELKRDAQELHELGCEIAALGKKQQEKLPLSDELKEAMKVADKIRAKTDAYRRHMNYIGKTLRSTSNIDEIQAAMDILLNRNNQADVLLNQIETTRDEVIAQGDSKINELLNSYPELERQKMRQLARQANKELKAEKPGKAYKELFQYLKDAIMP
- a CDS encoding carbon-nitrogen hydrolase family protein encodes the protein MANVIALPMRSTPEPQDNLAYLRAQLQQLQITAPTLVCLPETWLAFCATAAQSWQVAQHSEQHIAQLAQLCREFNIWLAAGTIATPSNDEKYYATSLLFNDAGEVVARYNKIHLFDADVNDSTQQYRESARTQPGDATTVVNSPFGLIGLSVCYDLRFPGLYQRLRQQGAELILVPSAFTCSTGAAHWQPLLQARAIETQCYVIAAAQSGHHDNGRDTYGHSVIVSPWGEVLADSGTALTPLQQQLDLSYLKEIRGKMPVASHNRFKSEFL
- the mgtE gene encoding magnesium transporter, with amino-acid sequence MPEVFEQDYTLEQLQKVTKALNSGQFVQVRRVLAETAPCDTALLLESSPHKVRAMLWQLVDPDIQGDVLEELSEDVRLGIIAQMEPELIAAATEDMDDDDLGDVLRSLPDTVYQDVIGAMDSQDRDRATQALSYKEHSAGALMSTDTVTIRPDVTLEVVFRYLRLKGELPDGTDELYVVDKDNCFLGALTINLLLTSSPESLVRDLMDEDKETIPISMDESEVAQLFERHNWISAPVVDDNAHLLGRVTIDDVVDVIREDAEHSLLSMAGLEDEEDTFAPVMKSSQRRSIWLGINLLTALLAAFVASFFEGTLDILPILAVLNGIVPSMGGVAGSQTLTLVIRGIALGHINQTNQRFLLGKELAIGALNGVLWSVLIAGVIAIWQWDFKLGGVIAFAMFMNLVAAGIAGASIPIILKRMNIDPALAGSVVLTTVTDIVGIFAFLGTATWLLV
- the tldD gene encoding metalloprotease TldD, yielding MSNVEQNLLANSQLTREQLAQTLAYIHQHQVNYADLYFQSSHHETWVLEDGVVKDGSYNIERGVGVRAISGEKTGFSYSDAINLEALNKAAEAARSIASAGNNDSVQVFSDVKAPLHFQPAQPIMSMTDADKVALLREVEGCIRDLAPEAQQVVSSISAVYEEVLIAASDGTFATDIRPLIRLNCSVLLEKNGRRERGSAGGGARLDYGYFKELVDGEPRWMQFAKEAVRQARVNLEAIDAPAGAMPVVLGAGWPGVLLHEAVGHGLEGDFNRKEASAFSGRIGQQVASSLCTVVDDGTIADRRGSLNVDDEGTPAAYNVLIEKGVLKGYMQDKHNAGLMGVAPTGNARRESYAHLPMPRMTNTYMLPGEHTQEEIIRSVDKGIFASNFGGGQVDITSGKFVFSASEAYLIENGKITQPIKGATLIGNGPEVMKKVSMVGNDLALDKGVGVCGKDGQSVPVGVGQPSLKIDEITVGGTA